A genomic stretch from Chitinophaga lutea includes:
- a CDS encoding Gfo/Idh/MocA family protein encodes MSQKKQLNIALIGTGFMGRTHSNGYRRIPNFFPDLQYQPVLKTVCSRNEEKTRAFAEQWGYEKVETDWKKVIADSSIDAVDICTPNDTHAEIAIAAAERGKMVLCEKPLARTLAESKTMVEAIEKAGVANTVWYNYRRLPAVTLAKQIIDSGKLGRIFHYRANFLQDWTINANLPQGGAGLWRMDADVAGSGVTGDLLSHCIDTAIWLNGSISNVTAMTETFVKERMHQLTGKVEKVKIDDACAFLCRFENGSLGLFESTRYARGHKALYTFEINGENASIRWDLHDLNRLEYFENSDDSQLRGWRSIHVTDGEQPYMNKWWVPGLGIGYEHSFVHQVADFLRSLENNTPCSPTFREAYETQAVCEAVLSSAAAGTWENVNFAIK; translated from the coding sequence ATGAGCCAGAAAAAACAACTCAACATAGCACTGATAGGCACGGGATTCATGGGCCGGACGCATTCCAACGGCTACCGCCGCATCCCGAATTTTTTCCCCGACCTGCAATACCAGCCGGTACTGAAAACCGTTTGCTCCCGCAACGAAGAAAAAACCCGCGCATTCGCGGAACAATGGGGATATGAGAAAGTGGAAACCGACTGGAAAAAGGTGATCGCCGACAGCAGCATCGATGCGGTAGACATCTGCACGCCGAACGATACGCATGCCGAAATCGCCATTGCCGCCGCCGAAAGGGGCAAGATGGTGCTCTGCGAAAAACCGCTGGCGCGCACGCTGGCGGAATCGAAAACAATGGTGGAAGCCATCGAAAAAGCCGGCGTGGCCAACACGGTATGGTATAACTACCGCCGTCTGCCCGCCGTAACGCTGGCCAAACAGATCATCGACTCGGGCAAGCTGGGCCGTATTTTCCATTACCGCGCCAACTTCCTGCAAGACTGGACGATCAACGCCAACCTGCCCCAGGGCGGCGCCGGCCTCTGGCGCATGGATGCGGACGTAGCGGGCTCCGGCGTAACCGGCGACCTGTTGTCGCACTGCATCGACACCGCCATCTGGCTCAACGGCAGCATCAGCAACGTAACGGCCATGACGGAAACGTTCGTGAAAGAAAGAATGCACCAGCTCACCGGCAAGGTGGAAAAAGTAAAAATCGACGATGCCTGTGCTTTCCTCTGCCGCTTCGAGAACGGCTCGCTCGGCCTGTTCGAATCCACCCGTTACGCCCGCGGCCACAAGGCGCTGTACACCTTCGAGATCAACGGCGAGAATGCCTCCATCCGCTGGGATCTGCACGATCTCAACCGGCTCGAATATTTCGAGAATTCGGACGATTCGCAGCTGCGTGGCTGGCGCTCCATCCATGTGACAGATGGCGAACAGCCGTATATGAACAAGTGGTGGGTACCCGGTTTGGGCATCGGCTACGAACATTCGTTCGTGCACCAGGTGGCAGACTTTTTGCGCAGCCTGGAAAACAACACCCCCTGCTCCCCCACTTTCCGCGAGGCCTACGAAACGCAGGCCGTATGCGAAGCTGTGCTGAGCTCCGCCGCAGCGGGAACATGGGAAAACGTAAACTTTGCGATCAAATAA
- a CDS encoding 3-keto-disaccharide hydrolase, with protein MLRILQYTLLLAVLLPQLACAQKAVKIFDGKTLNGWEGDTEYWRVENGCLVGEIKPDKPLKTNSFIIWQGGAPADFELTLQFRITAAGNSGINYRSEKLSDVPHALKGYQADIDGANRYTGQNYEERGRTTLAYRGQIVTIPDTKLSPKDGSKGNAWTPAKVTGSLGSGDALKEKIKSGDWNTCRLVVKGNRLQHYINGVLMSDVTDNDTVNGKNKGMLGMQVHVGPPMKVEYKDIALKVLR; from the coding sequence ATGCTGAGAATCCTCCAATACACGCTGCTGCTGGCCGTTTTACTGCCGCAGCTGGCCTGCGCGCAAAAAGCCGTGAAAATATTCGACGGCAAAACGCTCAATGGCTGGGAAGGCGACACCGAATACTGGCGCGTGGAAAACGGTTGCCTGGTGGGTGAGATCAAGCCGGACAAACCCCTCAAAACAAACAGCTTCATCATCTGGCAGGGCGGCGCGCCCGCGGATTTTGAACTGACCCTGCAATTCAGGATCACCGCCGCCGGCAACAGCGGCATCAACTACCGCAGCGAAAAGCTCAGCGACGTCCCGCACGCCCTCAAAGGCTACCAGGCGGATATCGACGGCGCCAATCGTTATACGGGCCAGAATTATGAAGAAAGAGGCCGTACCACGCTCGCCTACCGCGGGCAGATCGTGACCATTCCAGACACCAAACTCAGCCCGAAAGACGGCAGCAAAGGCAACGCCTGGACGCCCGCCAAAGTAACGGGCTCGCTGGGCAGCGGCGATGCGCTGAAAGAAAAAATCAAAAGCGGCGACTGGAACACCTGCCGCCTCGTTGTGAAAGGCAACCGCCTCCAGCACTATATCAACGGGGTGCTGATGAGCGACGTCACCGACAATGACACGGTGAACGGTAAAAACAAGGGCATGCTCGGCATGCAGGTGCATGTGGGCCCGCCGATGAAAGTGGAGTATAAGGATATAGCACTGAAAGTACTGCGGTAA
- a CDS encoding sugar phosphate isomerase/epimerase family protein, protein MPQNNYPKLHNATWPGIVGKGEGSEPVIAFDKMLEMTAAAEVGGVKFDGVDIGLFNPHFNVDGSDDDIKKLADKVSSYGLEIGSLVAPIWPPDGGPAMGSREERKRFVEQVRKSCHIAKVLRGLGIRPHGVVRIDSASTPEAWAKDPAGNTKLIAETFREACDVAADYGEKLAAEGEICWGGMHSWKTMIDTLEATGRPNMGFQADMAHTLLYLMGYNKPEDRILPANFDWSDTAALQQGLKTLTAALRPWTIDFHVAQNDGTVHGTGSHDKTGRHCLANDPNGKLDIARDAGYWLRNENGELTKAFRHICWDGCMFPNQQMTQPGTWNNILAAMIKVREQHGWYE, encoded by the coding sequence ATGCCGCAGAATAATTATCCGAAACTCCACAATGCCACCTGGCCGGGCATTGTAGGCAAGGGAGAAGGCTCAGAGCCCGTGATCGCATTCGACAAAATGCTGGAAATGACCGCCGCCGCCGAAGTAGGCGGTGTGAAATTCGATGGTGTGGACATCGGCCTGTTCAACCCGCATTTTAATGTAGACGGGTCGGACGACGATATCAAAAAACTCGCGGACAAGGTATCGTCTTACGGTCTTGAGATCGGCAGCCTGGTAGCTCCCATCTGGCCGCCCGACGGTGGCCCCGCGATGGGCAGCAGGGAAGAAAGAAAACGTTTCGTGGAACAGGTCCGCAAATCGTGCCACATCGCGAAAGTGCTGCGCGGCCTCGGCATCCGCCCGCACGGTGTGGTGCGCATCGATTCCGCCAGCACCCCGGAAGCCTGGGCGAAAGATCCCGCCGGCAATACGAAGCTCATCGCCGAAACATTCCGTGAAGCCTGCGACGTAGCGGCTGATTACGGCGAAAAGCTCGCCGCCGAAGGCGAAATATGCTGGGGCGGGATGCACAGCTGGAAAACCATGATCGACACACTCGAAGCCACAGGCCGCCCCAACATGGGCTTTCAGGCGGACATGGCGCATACCTTGCTGTACCTGATGGGCTACAACAAACCCGAAGACAGGATTCTGCCCGCCAACTTCGACTGGAGCGACACCGCCGCGCTGCAGCAGGGGCTTAAAACCCTTACGGCCGCACTCCGCCCCTGGACTATCGATTTCCACGTGGCGCAGAACGACGGCACCGTACACGGCACCGGATCACACGACAAAACCGGCCGCCACTGCCTCGCCAACGATCCCAACGGCAAACTCGACATTGCCCGCGACGCCGGCTACTGGCTGCGGAATGAGAATGGCGAGCTCACCAAAGCTTTCAGGCACATCTGCTGGGACGGCTGCATGTTCCCCAACCAGCAGATGACACAGCCCGGCACCTGGAACAATATCCTGGCCGCCATGATCAAAGTACGCGAGCAGCACGGCTGGTACGAGTAA